Proteins from one Mycolicibacter virginiensis genomic window:
- a CDS encoding acyl-CoA dehydrogenase family protein, with product MKFDLDQEQRDFAASIDAALGAADVPGAVRAWSQGDAERGRQVWNQLAELGVTALAVPEEFDGIGAHPVDLVLAIEALGRWCVPGPVVESIAVAPILLAGSPDAGSQLSGLAAGELIATVALPPHTPRALDAQAADVVLLAENGQAGTAQAGTRHASVDPSRGVFDVTATGDSWNADTARAYEMGALATAAQLIGAGQAMLNTAVDYAKQRTQFGRVIGGYQAIKHKLADVHIALELARPLVYGAALSFADNSADTARDVSAAKVAASDAALLAAHSALQTHGAIGFTSECDLSLWLLRVQALRPAWGDATAHRRRVLEAI from the coding sequence ATGAAATTCGATCTAGACCAAGAGCAGCGCGACTTTGCGGCCAGCATCGACGCCGCCCTGGGTGCCGCTGACGTGCCCGGCGCGGTGCGCGCCTGGTCGCAGGGCGACGCCGAACGGGGCCGTCAGGTCTGGAATCAGCTGGCCGAACTCGGCGTGACCGCGCTGGCAGTGCCGGAGGAGTTCGACGGCATCGGCGCCCATCCCGTCGACCTGGTGTTGGCCATCGAAGCGCTCGGCCGCTGGTGCGTGCCGGGGCCGGTGGTGGAGTCCATCGCGGTGGCACCGATTCTGCTGGCCGGCTCACCTGATGCCGGGTCACAGCTGTCCGGGCTGGCCGCCGGTGAGCTGATCGCCACCGTGGCACTGCCACCGCACACTCCGCGGGCCCTGGATGCTCAGGCCGCCGACGTGGTGCTGCTGGCCGAGAACGGCCAGGCCGGCACGGCACAGGCCGGCACCCGCCACGCCTCGGTAGACCCCAGCCGCGGCGTCTTCGACGTGACCGCGACCGGCGACTCCTGGAATGCCGACACCGCCCGCGCCTACGAGATGGGTGCCCTGGCCACCGCCGCGCAACTCATCGGTGCCGGGCAGGCGATGCTGAACACCGCCGTCGACTACGCCAAGCAGCGCACCCAGTTCGGGCGGGTGATCGGCGGCTACCAGGCCATCAAGCACAAGCTGGCCGACGTGCACATCGCGCTTGAGCTGGCCCGCCCACTGGTGTACGGGGCGGCTCTGTCGTTCGCGGACAACTCGGCCGACACCGCCCGCGACGTCAGCGCCGCCAAGGTGGCCGCGTCCGATGCCGCCCTGCTGGCCGCGCATTCAGCACTGCAGACCCACGGCGCGATCGGCTTCACCAGCGAGTGCGACCTGTCGCTGTGGCTGCTGCGGGTGCAGGCCCTGCGTCCCGCGTGGGGTGATGCGACCGCTCACCGGCGGCGAGTGTTGGAGGCGATCTAA
- a CDS encoding heme-binding protein: protein MRITTTSGLALGAAALGILGAVAASTLTASNPADAAPGACTAAGLANTASGVLSQAGGFLNDHPETNDVLTSAATMPADQAKSSVQGYFIGHLDQLATLQGIAQPLTDLKSQCGIAVSPTQLATLLETVSK, encoded by the coding sequence ATGCGCATCACCACGACTTCTGGCCTGGCGCTCGGCGCGGCAGCCCTCGGCATCCTCGGGGCGGTGGCCGCATCCACGCTGACGGCCAGCAACCCGGCCGACGCCGCACCGGGAGCCTGCACGGCCGCCGGGCTCGCCAACACTGCCAGTGGCGTGCTGAGCCAGGCCGGTGGATTCCTCAACGACCACCCGGAGACCAACGACGTGTTGACCTCGGCGGCCACCATGCCGGCGGACCAGGCCAAGTCTTCGGTGCAGGGTTACTTCATCGGCCACCTCGACCAGCTGGCCACCCTGCAGGGCATCGCCCAGCCGCTCACCGACCTGAAGAGTCAGTGCGGCATCGCGGTCTCTCCGACCCAGCTGGCCACCCTGCTGGAGACCGTCAGCAAGTAG
- the hsaA gene encoding 3-hydroxy-9,10-secoandrosta-1,3,5(10)-triene-9,17-dione monooxygenase oxygenase subunit, producing the protein MTSIQQRDAQSVLAAIDELLPQLRERAQETEDLRKLPDANVKALEDIGFFRLLQPEQWGGLQCDPTLFYEAVRRLASACGSTGWVAGIIGVHNWHLALFDQQAQEDVWGEDTNVRISSSYAPMGAGVVTETADGYIVNGSWNWSSGCDHATWAFLGGPVIKDGKPVDFGSFLIPISDYRIDDVWHVVGLRGTGSNTVVVKDAFVPRHRFLSYRAMNDGTAGGYQTNTAPVYKMPWGTIHPTTISTPIMGMAYGAYEAHVEHQGKRVRAAFAGEKAKDDPFAKVRIAEAASDIDAGWRQLIGNVGDEYALLSAGQEIPFELRARARRDQVRATGRAIASIDRLFEAAGATALSNDAPVQRFWRDAHAGRVHAANDPERAYMIFGNHEFGLPPGDTMV; encoded by the coding sequence GTGACGTCCATTCAACAGCGTGACGCGCAGTCGGTGTTGGCCGCCATCGACGAGCTTCTGCCGCAGTTGCGCGAGCGTGCCCAGGAGACCGAAGACCTGCGCAAGCTCCCCGACGCCAACGTCAAGGCGCTCGAGGACATCGGTTTCTTCCGGCTGCTGCAGCCCGAGCAGTGGGGCGGCTTGCAGTGCGACCCGACCCTCTTCTACGAGGCAGTGCGCCGGCTGGCCAGTGCCTGCGGTTCCACCGGCTGGGTCGCCGGCATCATCGGCGTGCACAACTGGCACCTCGCGCTGTTCGACCAGCAGGCCCAGGAAGACGTCTGGGGTGAGGACACCAACGTCCGGATCTCCTCGTCCTACGCGCCGATGGGCGCCGGTGTCGTCACCGAGACCGCCGACGGCTACATCGTCAACGGTTCGTGGAACTGGTCGTCGGGCTGTGACCACGCCACCTGGGCGTTCCTGGGCGGTCCCGTGATCAAGGACGGCAAGCCGGTCGACTTCGGCAGCTTCCTGATCCCGATCTCCGACTACCGCATCGACGACGTCTGGCACGTGGTGGGCCTGCGCGGCACCGGCAGCAACACCGTCGTGGTCAAGGACGCCTTCGTGCCGCGGCACCGTTTCTTGTCCTACCGGGCGATGAACGACGGCACCGCCGGCGGCTACCAGACCAACACGGCGCCGGTCTACAAGATGCCGTGGGGCACCATTCACCCCACCACCATCTCGACGCCGATCATGGGCATGGCCTACGGCGCCTACGAGGCACACGTCGAGCACCAGGGCAAGCGCGTGCGTGCGGCGTTCGCCGGCGAGAAGGCCAAGGACGACCCGTTCGCCAAGGTCCGGATCGCGGAGGCCGCCAGTGACATCGACGCCGGCTGGCGTCAGCTGATCGGCAACGTCGGCGACGAGTACGCGTTGCTGTCCGCCGGCCAGGAGATCCCGTTCGAGCTGCGTGCTCGGGCCCGTCGTGACCAGGTCCGTGCCACCGGCCGGGCCATCGCCTCCATCGACCGGCTCTTCGAGGCGGCCGGTGCCACCGCGCTGTCCAACGACGCTCCGGTGCAGCGGTTCTGGCGTGACGCGCATGCGGGTCGGGTGCACGCCGCCAACGACCCGGAGCGCGCATACATGATCTTCGGTAACCACGAGTTCGGGTTGCCGCCCGGCGACACCATGGTCTGA
- the hsaC gene encoding iron-dependent extradiol dioxygenase HsaC: MSIRSLGYLRIQATDMAAWRDFGLKVLGMVEGSGTTEGALYLRMDEFPARLVVVPGDTDRLLVSGWECANAAGLQEIRQRLDAEGTPYKEATAAELAERNVQEMIAFDDPSGNHLEVFHGVALQHRRVVSPYGHRFVTEEQGLGHVVLSTKDDAEALHFYRDVLGFRLRDSMRLPPQMVGRPADGDPAWLRFFGCNPRHHSLAFLPMPTPTGIVHLMVEVESADDVGLALDRAYRRKVPMAATLGRHVNDKMLSFYMKAPSGFQIEFGCEGLEVDDDDWVARESTAVSLWGHDFTVGMQ, translated from the coding sequence ATGAGTATCCGATCATTGGGCTACCTGCGGATCCAGGCCACCGACATGGCAGCCTGGCGGGATTTCGGGCTGAAGGTCCTCGGCATGGTCGAGGGATCCGGTACCACCGAAGGTGCGCTGTACCTGCGGATGGACGAGTTCCCCGCCCGGCTGGTGGTCGTGCCCGGAGACACGGACCGGCTGCTGGTATCCGGTTGGGAATGCGCCAATGCTGCAGGGCTGCAGGAGATTCGGCAGCGCCTGGACGCCGAGGGCACGCCCTACAAGGAAGCCACCGCCGCCGAGCTGGCCGAGCGCAACGTCCAGGAGATGATCGCGTTCGACGACCCGTCGGGCAATCACCTGGAGGTCTTCCACGGGGTGGCGCTGCAGCACCGCCGCGTGGTCAGCCCTTACGGCCACCGGTTCGTCACCGAAGAGCAGGGCCTGGGACACGTGGTGCTGTCGACCAAGGACGACGCCGAGGCGCTGCACTTCTACCGCGACGTGCTCGGCTTCCGGTTGCGTGACTCGATGCGGCTGCCCCCGCAGATGGTCGGCCGTCCCGCTGACGGCGACCCGGCCTGGCTGCGGTTCTTCGGCTGCAACCCGCGTCACCACAGCCTGGCCTTCCTGCCGATGCCGACTCCGACCGGAATCGTGCACCTGATGGTCGAGGTGGAGAGCGCCGACGACGTCGGGCTCGCCCTGGACCGCGCCTACCGTCGCAAGGTGCCGATGGCCGCCACCCTGGGACGGCACGTCAACGACAAGATGCTGTCGTTCTACATGAAGGCGCCCAGCGGTTTCCAGATCGAATTCGGCTGCGAGGGCCTTGAGGTCGACGACGACGACTGGGTGGCGCGGGAGAGCACCGCGGTCAGCCTGTGGGGACATGACTTCACTGTGGGTATGCAGTAG
- the hsaB gene encoding 3-hydroxy-9,10-secoandrosta-1,3,5(10)-triene-9,17-dione monooxygenase reductase subunit, translating into MDPRAFRNVLGQFCTGITIITTVDEDVPVGFACQSFAALSLDPPLVLFCPTKQSRSWQAIESSGKFCVNILAEEQKDVCARFGSREPDKFAGVDWQPSPLGSPILGGSLAHIDCTVASVHDGGDHFVVFGAVQSLSDVPEVKPRPLLFYRGDYTGIEPDKTTPAHWRDDLEAFLTATTDDTWL; encoded by the coding sequence ATCGACCCGCGTGCGTTCCGCAACGTACTCGGCCAGTTCTGCACGGGCATCACGATCATCACCACCGTGGATGAGGATGTGCCGGTCGGCTTCGCCTGTCAGTCGTTCGCCGCGCTGTCGCTGGACCCGCCGCTGGTGCTGTTCTGCCCGACCAAGCAGTCGCGGTCCTGGCAGGCCATCGAATCCAGCGGAAAGTTCTGCGTGAACATCCTGGCCGAGGAGCAGAAGGACGTCTGCGCCCGCTTCGGCTCGCGGGAACCGGACAAGTTCGCCGGTGTGGACTGGCAGCCGTCCCCGCTGGGGTCGCCGATCCTAGGCGGATCGCTGGCCCACATCGACTGCACGGTGGCCTCGGTGCACGACGGTGGCGACCACTTCGTGGTGTTCGGCGCGGTGCAGTCGCTGTCGGATGTCCCGGAGGTGAAGCCGCGGCCGCTGCTGTTCTATCGGGGCGACTACACCGGCATCGAGCCGGACAAGACCACTCCGGCGCACTGGCGCGACGACCTGGAGGCGTTCCTCACCGCCACCACCGACGACACCTGGCTGTAG
- a CDS encoding linear amide C-N hydrolase produces the protein MCTRLVYLGPNGNIITGRSMDWKLDLATNLWSLPRGVKRDGRAGANSATWTAKYGSVVATGYDICTTDGLNEAGLSANLLWLAESVYPKYDGSRPGLCISVWAQYALDNFATVAEAVAALSTGAFDVVTDGVPGEDRLATLHLSLSDATGDSAIVEYVDGKQVIHHGRQYQVMTNSPLFDQQLAVNAYWEQLGGTVMLPGTNRAADRFARASFYVNAIPKSDDMKIALASVLSVVRNVSVPFGISTPGEPNISSTRWRTVAHHTRKLYCFESALTPNVFWVDLAKLDFTEGAAVRKLDLGSDDSNVFAGETSSDFVVAEPFSFLGLNR, from the coding sequence ATGTGCACCCGACTGGTTTATCTCGGCCCGAACGGCAACATCATCACCGGCCGGTCCATGGACTGGAAGTTGGATCTGGCGACCAATTTGTGGTCGTTGCCGAGGGGTGTGAAACGCGATGGTCGAGCTGGGGCGAACTCCGCGACCTGGACCGCAAAGTACGGCAGTGTGGTGGCCACCGGCTACGACATCTGCACCACCGACGGCTTGAACGAAGCCGGGTTGTCCGCCAACCTGCTCTGGTTGGCGGAGTCGGTGTATCCGAAGTACGACGGAAGCCGGCCCGGACTGTGCATCTCGGTCTGGGCGCAATACGCCCTGGACAACTTCGCCACTGTCGCCGAAGCCGTCGCAGCGCTGAGCACCGGGGCGTTCGATGTGGTTACCGACGGCGTTCCCGGCGAGGACCGGCTGGCCACTCTGCACCTGTCACTGTCGGACGCGACTGGTGACAGTGCGATCGTGGAATACGTTGACGGCAAGCAGGTCATCCACCACGGGCGTCAGTACCAAGTGATGACGAACTCGCCACTTTTTGATCAGCAGCTCGCGGTCAACGCCTATTGGGAGCAGCTCGGCGGCACCGTCATGCTGCCGGGCACCAATCGGGCCGCGGACCGATTCGCCCGAGCTTCGTTCTACGTCAACGCGATTCCGAAATCCGACGATATGAAGATCGCACTCGCCTCGGTGCTCAGCGTGGTGCGCAACGTGTCGGTGCCATTCGGCATCTCTACACCGGGCGAACCGAATATCTCCTCGACCCGCTGGCGCACGGTCGCCCACCACACCCGCAAGCTGTACTGCTTCGAGTCTGCGCTGACGCCCAACGTGTTCTGGGTGGACCTGGCCAAGCTCGACTTCACCGAGGGCGCCGCGGTTCGCAAGCTCGACCTGGGCTCCGATGACAGCAACGTCTTCGCCGGGGAGACATCGTCGGACTTCGTAGTGGCCGAGCCGTTCTCATTCCTCGGCTTGAACCGATGA
- the ipdE2 gene encoding acyl-CoA dehydrogenase IpdE2: protein MARNDERDLLRQTVAALVDKHATPEAVRVAMESERGYDETLWRLLCEQVGAAALVVPEELGGAGGELGDAAVVLEELGKALVPTPLLGTILAELALLAAPEPDAEALEQLAEGGAIGAVVFDDGYAANGDIADVVVGTDGSQLTRWTEFSTEPVATMDPTRRLGRITATATAPIGDDPGIADYAAILLAAEQIGAAARCLDLTVEYTKSRVQFGRPIGSFQALKHRMADLYVAVSAARAVVEDAIAEPSPTSAALARVVASEAFSKVAGEAVQLHGGIAITWESDIQLYFKRAHGSSQLLGLPAQHLRRLQAEVL, encoded by the coding sequence GTGGCCCGTAACGACGAACGCGACCTGCTGCGCCAGACCGTGGCCGCACTGGTCGACAAGCACGCTACCCCCGAAGCAGTACGGGTGGCGATGGAATCCGAGCGCGGCTACGACGAGACCCTGTGGCGGCTGCTGTGCGAGCAGGTCGGCGCCGCCGCCCTGGTGGTGCCCGAGGAGCTCGGCGGCGCTGGGGGCGAACTGGGCGACGCCGCAGTCGTTCTCGAAGAGCTGGGCAAGGCATTGGTGCCCACTCCGCTGCTGGGAACCATTCTGGCCGAGCTGGCGCTGCTGGCCGCGCCCGAGCCCGATGCCGAAGCATTGGAACAGCTCGCAGAGGGCGGTGCGATCGGAGCGGTCGTCTTCGACGACGGTTACGCGGCTAATGGCGACATCGCCGACGTCGTTGTCGGCACCGACGGTAGCCAGCTCACCCGCTGGACCGAGTTCAGCACCGAGCCGGTGGCCACCATGGACCCCACCCGGCGCTTGGGCCGGATCACCGCCACCGCCACCGCGCCCATCGGCGACGATCCCGGGATCGCGGACTACGCGGCGATCCTGCTGGCGGCCGAGCAGATCGGCGCCGCCGCCCGCTGCCTGGACCTGACCGTGGAGTACACCAAGAGCCGGGTGCAGTTCGGCCGGCCGATCGGCAGTTTCCAGGCGCTCAAGCATCGGATGGCCGACCTGTACGTGGCCGTGTCGGCCGCGCGCGCCGTTGTCGAGGACGCCATCGCCGAGCCTTCGCCGACCTCGGCCGCGCTGGCGCGGGTGGTCGCCAGCGAGGCGTTTTCCAAGGTGGCCGGCGAGGCGGTGCAGCTGCACGGCGGTATCGCGATCACTTGGGAAAGTGACATCCAGCTGTACTTCAAACGCGCGCACGGCAGTTCACAGTTGCTCGGCCTGCCGGCACAGCATCTTCGCCGGTTGCAGGCCGAGGTGCTCTAG
- a CDS encoding ferredoxin--NADP reductase, producing the protein MTETIPDEPLGAHVLELQITEVVTETDDARSLVFGVPDGPDDPEIPEQRLKYSPGQFLTLRIPSDQTGSVARCYSLCSSPFTDNSLAVTVKRTADGYASNWLCDNAHPGMRIHVLAPSGTFVPKSLDTDFLLLAAGSGITPMMAICKSALSQGSGKVVLVYANRDERSVIFGAALRELVDKYPDRLTVVHWLESVQGLPSRAALAQLAAPYTDRQVFICGPGPFMQAAREALDACGVPAEQVHLEVFKSLDSDPFAAVKIADAPEGEQSAAPATVVVELDGEKHELEWPRHVKLLDLLLDKGLDAPFSCREGHCGACACELKKGKVTMEINDVLEPQDLAEGLILACQAHPETDSVEVTYDE; encoded by the coding sequence GTGACGGAGACCATTCCGGACGAACCACTCGGTGCTCACGTGCTGGAACTGCAGATCACCGAAGTCGTCACCGAGACCGACGACGCCCGTTCGCTCGTGTTCGGCGTGCCAGACGGACCGGACGACCCGGAGATCCCCGAGCAGCGGTTGAAGTACTCGCCGGGCCAGTTCCTGACGCTGCGAATCCCCAGCGACCAGACCGGCTCGGTGGCCCGCTGCTACTCGCTGTGCAGTTCGCCGTTCACCGACAACTCGCTGGCGGTCACCGTCAAGCGGACCGCCGACGGCTACGCATCGAACTGGCTGTGCGACAACGCCCACCCCGGCATGCGCATCCACGTGCTGGCGCCCTCGGGCACCTTCGTGCCGAAGTCCCTGGACACCGACTTTCTGCTGCTGGCCGCCGGCAGCGGGATCACCCCGATGATGGCGATCTGCAAGTCGGCGCTGTCGCAGGGCAGCGGCAAGGTGGTCCTGGTCTACGCCAACCGCGATGAGCGGTCGGTGATCTTCGGTGCCGCGCTGCGCGAGCTGGTCGACAAATACCCCGACCGGCTGACGGTCGTGCACTGGCTGGAGTCGGTCCAGGGCCTGCCGAGCCGCGCCGCGTTGGCCCAGCTGGCCGCCCCCTACACCGACCGCCAGGTCTTCATCTGCGGTCCCGGCCCGTTCATGCAGGCTGCCCGCGAAGCCCTGGATGCCTGCGGGGTGCCGGCCGAGCAGGTCCACCTCGAGGTGTTCAAGTCGCTGGACAGTGACCCCTTCGCCGCGGTCAAGATCGCCGACGCCCCCGAAGGCGAGCAGTCCGCCGCGCCGGCCACCGTCGTCGTCGAGCTGGACGGCGAGAAGCATGAGCTGGAGTGGCCGCGGCACGTCAAGCTGCTCGACCTGCTGCTTGACAAGGGCCTTGACGCCCCGTTCTCCTGCCGAGAGGGGCACTGCGGCGCCTGCGCCTGCGAGCTCAAGAAGGGCAAGGTCACCATGGAGATCAACGATGTGCTCGAACCCCAGGACCTGGCCGAAGGGCTCATCCTGGCTTGCCAAGCCCATCCCGAGACCGATTCGGTGGAAGTGACCTACGACGAGTGA
- a CDS encoding pyridoxal phosphate-dependent aminotransferase, translated as MTNHLDRTALRAGIPPFHVMDVWLAAAERQRSHGDLVNLSAGQPSVGAPEPVRAAAAAALQANELGYTVALGIPELRSAIAGSYADRYGLSVDPDDVVVTTGSSGGFLLAFLACFDAGDRVAIASPGYPCYRNILTALGCEVVEIPCGPETRFQPTAAMLAEIPGPLAGVIVASPANPTGTVMEPAELAAIAAWCDAAGVRLISDEVYHGLVYEGAPQTSCAWETSRNAVVANSFSKYFAMTGWRLGWLLVPPALRRAVDCLTGNFTICPPVLAQYAAVAAFTPEAIAEAQGHLRHYSANRELLLGGLRSMGIDRLAPTDGAFYVYADLAEHTDDSLAFCARLLADTGLALTPGVDFDTERGNTYVRLSFAGPTADIEEALRRLRGWLPLR; from the coding sequence ATGACCAACCATCTCGACCGCACGGCACTACGCGCCGGTATCCCGCCGTTCCACGTGATGGACGTATGGCTGGCCGCCGCCGAACGCCAGCGCAGCCATGGCGATTTGGTGAACCTGTCGGCAGGCCAGCCCAGCGTGGGCGCGCCCGAACCGGTGCGTGCCGCCGCCGCGGCGGCCCTGCAGGCCAACGAACTGGGCTACACCGTCGCGTTGGGCATCCCGGAGCTGCGCTCGGCCATCGCCGGCTCATACGCCGACCGCTACGGACTGTCCGTCGACCCCGACGACGTGGTGGTGACCACCGGCTCGTCGGGCGGATTCCTGCTGGCCTTTTTGGCCTGTTTCGACGCCGGCGACCGGGTGGCGATCGCCAGCCCCGGCTATCCCTGTTACCGCAACATCCTGACCGCGCTGGGCTGCGAGGTGGTCGAGATCCCGTGCGGGCCCGAGACCCGCTTCCAGCCCACCGCAGCTATGCTCGCCGAAATCCCCGGGCCGTTGGCCGGGGTGATCGTCGCGAGCCCGGCCAATCCGACCGGGACCGTGATGGAGCCGGCGGAGCTGGCCGCGATCGCCGCCTGGTGCGACGCCGCCGGGGTGCGGTTGATCAGCGATGAGGTGTATCACGGCCTGGTTTACGAGGGCGCCCCGCAGACCAGCTGCGCGTGGGAGACCTCACGAAACGCGGTGGTAGCCAACAGCTTCTCGAAGTACTTTGCGATGACCGGCTGGCGATTGGGCTGGCTGCTGGTGCCGCCGGCACTGCGCCGCGCGGTGGATTGTCTGACCGGCAACTTCACCATCTGCCCTCCGGTGCTGGCCCAGTATGCGGCGGTCGCCGCGTTCACGCCGGAGGCGATCGCCGAAGCGCAAGGCCATCTGCGGCACTACTCCGCCAACCGGGAGCTGCTGCTGGGCGGGCTGCGGAGCATGGGCATCGATCGGTTGGCTCCCACCGACGGGGCCTTCTATGTCTATGCCGACCTCGCAGAGCACACCGACGATTCGCTGGCGTTCTGCGCGCGCCTGCTGGCCGACACCGGTCTGGCGCTGACGCCGGGGGTCGACTTCGACACCGAGCGCGGCAACACCTACGTCCGACTGTCGTTCGCCGGCCCCACCGCCGACATCGAGGAAGCATTGCGCCGACTCCGCGGTTGGCTGCCGCTCCGGTAG
- a CDS encoding alpha/beta hydrolase family protein gives MSSIRRGRHLAAASLSAGLIALVLAASAAAEPGPQWSGLDARAYAGPIPAEGDLITSVPLDPALSVTGAANAFRILYATPDQHARPAVSTAAVFVPHGAPPAGGWPVIAWAHGTVGLGDDCTPSARPRSPRDNEYLSHWLDQGYVVVGTDYVGLGTPGLMSYLNSATEAHSVIDSVRAVHQMDLPLSPKWAIVGQSQGGGAAINSAWWASRLTAGTGLDYRGVVATGTPANIERLVMEAGPDLPPQAVPPAAISYTSYIVAALREAHPEIPLDSVLTPRGRELADRAETVCKTELDQQVAGTTLHELFSAPVSSLDGIGAALDRFMGTPTDGYDRPIFLGHGLRDTDVPPRSSQTLYQQLIDNGENVELHIYPDQDHSGTVLASMPDSTRFLHQLMTG, from the coding sequence ATGAGTTCGATTCGCCGCGGCCGCCACCTGGCTGCCGCCTCGCTGTCAGCTGGGCTGATCGCCCTAGTGCTGGCCGCATCGGCAGCCGCTGAACCGGGGCCGCAGTGGTCCGGGCTGGACGCGCGCGCATACGCCGGTCCCATTCCCGCCGAAGGGGATCTGATCACCTCGGTGCCGCTCGACCCAGCGTTATCGGTGACCGGCGCCGCCAACGCCTTCCGGATCCTGTACGCCACACCCGATCAGCACGCCCGGCCCGCGGTGAGCACCGCCGCGGTCTTCGTGCCGCACGGAGCGCCCCCGGCCGGCGGGTGGCCGGTGATCGCGTGGGCGCACGGCACCGTCGGCCTCGGCGACGACTGCACCCCCTCAGCCCGGCCACGCAGTCCCCGCGACAACGAGTACCTTTCGCACTGGCTCGACCAGGGCTATGTGGTGGTCGGCACCGATTACGTCGGGCTCGGCACGCCAGGGCTGATGAGCTATCTCAACAGCGCCACCGAAGCGCACTCGGTGATCGACTCCGTGCGAGCCGTCCACCAGATGGACCTGCCGCTGTCCCCCAAGTGGGCGATCGTCGGCCAGTCCCAGGGCGGCGGCGCGGCGATCAACAGCGCCTGGTGGGCCAGCAGACTCACCGCCGGCACCGGCCTGGATTATCGCGGCGTGGTGGCCACCGGCACCCCGGCCAACATCGAACGACTGGTCATGGAGGCCGGCCCCGATCTGCCGCCGCAGGCGGTGCCCCCCGCGGCGATCAGCTACACCTCGTACATCGTGGCTGCCCTGCGCGAAGCGCATCCCGAGATTCCCCTCGATAGCGTGCTGACTCCACGCGGGCGCGAACTGGCAGACCGGGCCGAAACGGTGTGCAAAACGGAGCTGGATCAGCAGGTGGCGGGAACCACGCTGCACGAGCTGTTCAGCGCGCCGGTGAGTTCGCTGGACGGTATCGGCGCTGCCCTCGATCGGTTCATGGGCACCCCGACCGACGGGTATGACCGGCCGATATTTCTCGGGCACGGCCTGCGCGACACCGACGTGCCGCCCCGGTCCAGTCAGACGCTCTACCAGCAGCTGATCGACAACGGCGAGAATGTCGAGCTGCACATCTATCCCGACCAAGACCATTCGGGCACGGTGCTCGCCTCCATGCCGGACTCCACCCGATTCCTCCATCAACTGATGACAGGGTGA